In Polaribacter sp. Hel_I_88, the following proteins share a genomic window:
- a CDS encoding SGNH/GDSL hydrolase family protein produces the protein MKNYKYIGLFLLSLGVISCDVNNDLDPILEETGPVVQLNTNGLDFSSYVSVGASFTAGFTDNALFIQAQENSFPNILAGKFSTDFSQPLMNDNIGGLLLGGNVIQGPRLYFNGAGPTGLMATPTTEVTTSVAGNLNNFGVPGAKSFHFVAPGYGSLQALQLGRANPYFVRMASGANATVLGDAMAQSPTFFTLSEIGGNDVLGYATSGGSGVDQTGNIDPSTYGQSDITDPNVFASVFSSMVTTLTSGGAKGVVANVPYITNLAHFTTVPFNPVPLDAATATQLNSQLLGPVIQILTALGQPDRISLLEASSSNKLLLRDENLTDFSAQISGALQQAGVSAAQAQLMGSLYGQARHATSADLFVLPLSSLIGTSKANIPAPFNTIGVTYPLDDNLALTPQEQLAIKTATDAYNTTIAAVASANPNVALVDFKGLLEQSANGIAFDRYTLTTNLVTGGLISLDGIHLTGRGYALMANKIMEAMDAEFGTNFTIATNGLAKADDHPTNYSPALR, from the coding sequence ATGAAAAATTATAAATATATAGGTTTGTTCCTTTTATCATTAGGAGTTATCTCTTGTGATGTAAACAACGATTTAGATCCAATTTTAGAAGAAACAGGGCCAGTAGTACAATTAAACACAAACGGATTAGATTTTTCTAGTTATGTTTCTGTAGGAGCTTCTTTTACTGCAGGTTTTACAGACAATGCATTATTTATTCAAGCACAAGAAAATTCATTTCCAAACATACTAGCAGGTAAGTTTAGTACAGATTTTTCTCAACCTTTAATGAATGATAATATTGGTGGTTTGTTATTAGGTGGAAACGTAATTCAAGGACCTAGACTTTATTTTAATGGTGCAGGACCAACAGGATTAATGGCAACACCAACTACTGAGGTTACAACTTCTGTTGCTGGTAACTTGAATAATTTTGGTGTTCCAGGTGCTAAAAGTTTTCATTTTGTTGCTCCAGGTTATGGTAGTTTACAGGCACTACAGTTAGGGAGAGCAAATCCTTATTTTGTAAGGATGGCTTCAGGTGCTAATGCAACTGTTTTAGGAGATGCTATGGCTCAAAGTCCAACATTTTTTACCTTATCAGAAATTGGTGGTAATGATGTTTTAGGTTATGCTACTTCTGGTGGTTCTGGAGTAGATCAAACAGGAAATATTGATCCAAGTACTTATGGTCAATCAGATATTACAGATCCAAATGTATTTGCGAGTGTTTTTAGCAGTATGGTTACAACATTAACTAGTGGTGGTGCAAAAGGAGTTGTTGCCAATGTTCCTTACATTACAAATTTAGCTCATTTTACAACTGTACCTTTTAATCCAGTTCCTTTAGATGCTGCAACAGCAACTCAATTAAATAGCCAATTGTTAGGGCCAGTAATTCAAATTTTAACTGCTTTGGGGCAGCCAGATAGAATTTCTTTGCTTGAGGCATCTAGCAGTAATAAGTTACTTTTAAGAGACGAAAATCTTACAGATTTTTCAGCACAAATTTCTGGAGCATTACAACAAGCTGGAGTATCTGCTGCTCAAGCACAATTAATGGGAAGTTTATATGGACAAGCAAGACATGCAACTTCAGCAGATTTATTTGTATTGCCATTATCTAGTCTAATAGGTACTTCTAAAGCAAACATCCCAGCACCATTTAATACAATAGGTGTTACGTATCCTTTAGATGATAATTTAGCATTAACACCACAAGAACAATTAGCAATTAAAACTGCTACAGATGCTTACAATACAACTATAGCAGCTGTTGCAAGTGCAAACCCTAATGTTGCTTTGGTAGATTTTAAAGGTCTTTTAGAGCAATCAGCTAACGGTATTGCTTTTGATCGTTATACATTAACGACAAATTTAGTTACTGGTGGTTTAATTAGCTTAGATGGTATTCATTTAACAGGTAGAGGATATGCTTTAATGGCTAACAAAATTATGGAAGCTATGGACGCAGAATTCGGTACTAATTTTACAATTGCTACAAATGGTTTAGCGAAAGCAGATGATCATCCAACAAACTACTCACCAGCATTGAGATAG